A region of Sphingobium baderi DNA encodes the following proteins:
- a CDS encoding Slam-dependent surface lipoprotein, whose product MKLSNLNRIAIALAASAFFAGTAHAGIYGASSDTSEVVVGTSTVNGGPHVSGRPGIAVPATGLSNLVDFQGLQSSVGTDGNGVSTINAGTSVPTDHSNLGVFHFAKVGSANLYFGEWSQTSSVGDGTHTVYYAGDDGGTTTVPTSGSATYSVKGVSDYANKGLLTGTFTANFGSGTSGTLTGSIANSGSGYAVNIGTATIAGTNFAGTGATATQSGSTVASSGIVSGRFFGANAAALAGIVNFSSARQYNTAFGGTKN is encoded by the coding sequence ATGAAACTCTCGAATCTCAACCGGATTGCCATTGCGCTCGCCGCATCGGCATTCTTCGCCGGGACTGCCCATGCCGGCATCTATGGGGCCTCCAGCGATACCAGCGAAGTCGTGGTCGGCACCAGTACCGTAAACGGCGGGCCACACGTATCCGGACGACCAGGCATCGCGGTTCCGGCCACGGGGCTCAGCAACCTCGTAGATTTCCAGGGCCTGCAATCCTCGGTCGGGACCGATGGCAATGGAGTCAGCACCATTAACGCCGGGACCAGCGTCCCCACCGATCACAGCAATCTTGGCGTCTTTCATTTCGCCAAGGTTGGCAGCGCCAACCTCTACTTCGGCGAATGGTCGCAGACGTCGAGTGTCGGGGACGGTACGCACACCGTTTATTATGCGGGTGATGATGGCGGCACGACCACCGTTCCGACCAGTGGTTCGGCGACCTATTCCGTCAAGGGCGTCAGCGATTATGCCAACAAGGGCCTGCTGACCGGCACCTTCACAGCCAACTTCGGGTCGGGCACGTCGGGGACGCTGACCGGCAGCATCGCCAATTCCGGCTCGGGCTATGCCGTCAACATCGGCACGGCGACGATCGCTGGCACCAACTTTGCGGGCACCGGCGCAACAGCGACGCAGTCGGGTAGTACCGTGGCGTCGAGTGGCATCGTTTCGGGCCGCTTCTTCGGCGCAAACGCGGCCGCTCTGGCCGGCATCGTGAACTTCTCTTCCGCGCGCCAATACAACACCGCGTTCGGTGGCACAAAGAACTGA
- a CDS encoding TonB-dependent receptor, with translation MNSGGIFREFGRRQLWVRALLASVAIGGLSISMAVRAQVTVAEEVRSFDIAPQSVADALADFGRQSGLQVSMDADQVRGLSSRGVKGTMSASQALDRLLASTGLVARIDGNIVSLRSASIASADPTASDTIALGSLRVEGSAMPAGETGAERDQRQKDAVYDQDLSSTYMGKEEVERYKGTNPADVLKGMVNVFSGDARNSGAIDPSIRGTQGPGRVPVIIDGTEQALTVWRGYNGASNRSYIDPSLIAGVQVLKGPVSTRDVNGSTGGAVVINTLDADDILQPDQTFGFELKLEGGNNSTSPRLPTLLTGQDYRDVEGFPGSPGTAGYPTSPYNDPSLRVNLRTADDNDFFSMGDKAARLAVAGRIGDIDLFGAYAWRKRGNYFSGKNGAGYYSQDDLEQSAATYMQRMALSYEPGNEVPNTSSETRSWLFKGTWHIADDQYLQFGFRDSKSNYGEIMPSRILSADDFGAIQWPLSRIHAQAYNAEYKWQPESRWIDLKANLWVTRTASHTYSAGGFPNYATYDDPILRNTAIANSQNNRIGFSASNQMKLSSHLDLLLEGNWQHEKLRSMDEWNGVFDGWRQYPRAGRREEYRIDLKAEWRPASFLKFNAGFTYSGYWAVDDFLREQIAAGNADQFTAYVPTSYAITYQTEETSVDAYTAYRKAVWEGFGFPSELADMLAASEAQAYAANPYPFTVDHTSPWEADANGNYHRADNLCANGFVDSLANYNGFCQALANQQAFTPSESKRKSGHGWAPMASATVYLSGSSRAYLRYAEAYRFPSMFESTLGFSASFNPLEDLKPEHLYSWEAAYVQDLRDLFGLHGADQAADIKFTWYRNTTHNVIERTTRLMFNNIDKQVIAGFELQARYDNGTFFTEIEAGHMTTNKVCDESVAVQMDSGSGRVPDCVKYGFFGGYLLTQATPEDTVNWTVGGRFLQRRLEVGGRLTWYSKYDNPLLAELVGGDDPIDGYALNVPYAWGETLTLDAYVQFRLNERFSAELVGTNLTDKYYADPLTRALNPAPGRTVRLSLTGRF, from the coding sequence GTGAATTCGGGGGGTATTTTCCGGGAGTTTGGGAGGCGTCAACTCTGGGTGCGGGCGCTGCTCGCTTCGGTCGCCATTGGTGGCTTGAGTATCTCAATGGCTGTACGGGCGCAGGTAACCGTTGCTGAAGAAGTGCGCTCGTTCGACATCGCGCCGCAATCGGTCGCGGACGCACTGGCAGATTTTGGCCGGCAATCTGGTCTCCAAGTCAGCATGGACGCCGATCAGGTCCGGGGGCTTTCCTCTCGGGGCGTCAAAGGTACGATGAGCGCGTCGCAGGCACTGGACCGCCTGCTTGCCTCCACCGGCCTTGTGGCGCGGATCGACGGCAACATCGTGTCGCTGCGCTCCGCATCCATCGCGTCAGCGGACCCGACAGCGTCCGATACGATCGCGCTGGGTTCCCTGCGCGTGGAGGGCAGCGCCATGCCGGCCGGTGAAACCGGCGCGGAGCGTGACCAACGACAAAAGGACGCCGTCTACGATCAGGACCTTTCCTCCACCTACATGGGCAAGGAGGAAGTCGAGCGCTATAAGGGCACCAATCCCGCCGACGTGCTGAAGGGCATGGTCAATGTCTTCAGCGGGGACGCGCGCAATAGTGGCGCGATCGATCCTAGCATTCGCGGCACGCAGGGGCCGGGGCGCGTGCCGGTCATCATCGACGGGACCGAACAGGCGCTGACGGTCTGGCGCGGCTATAATGGCGCGAGTAACCGCAGCTATATCGATCCCAGCCTGATCGCTGGCGTTCAGGTACTAAAAGGACCGGTCTCGACGCGCGATGTCAACGGATCGACCGGCGGCGCGGTCGTCATCAACACGCTCGATGCCGACGACATATTGCAACCGGACCAGACATTCGGTTTCGAACTGAAGCTGGAGGGTGGCAATAATTCCACCTCGCCGCGCCTGCCGACGTTGTTGACGGGGCAGGATTATCGCGACGTGGAGGGCTTTCCCGGCTCTCCCGGAACAGCGGGCTATCCGACCTCGCCCTATAATGACCCTTCGCTGCGCGTAAATCTGCGCACGGCGGACGACAACGACTTCTTTTCCATGGGCGACAAGGCGGCGCGCTTGGCAGTCGCCGGCCGTATCGGCGACATAGACTTGTTTGGCGCCTACGCCTGGCGCAAGCGCGGCAACTATTTCTCGGGGAAAAATGGCGCGGGCTATTATTCGCAGGACGACCTTGAGCAATCCGCCGCGACCTACATGCAGCGCATGGCGCTCAGCTATGAGCCCGGCAACGAGGTACCGAATACCTCGTCTGAAACCAGATCCTGGTTATTCAAGGGCACTTGGCACATTGCCGATGACCAGTATCTCCAGTTCGGCTTCCGCGACAGCAAGTCCAACTATGGCGAGATCATGCCTTCGCGCATCCTTTCCGCCGACGATTTCGGAGCGATCCAGTGGCCGCTGAGCCGCATCCATGCCCAGGCCTATAATGCGGAATATAAATGGCAGCCGGAAAGCCGGTGGATCGACCTGAAGGCGAATCTCTGGGTGACCCGCACGGCCAGCCACACCTACAGCGCCGGCGGTTTTCCGAATTACGCCACCTATGACGATCCCATCCTGCGCAACACGGCGATCGCCAATTCGCAGAACAACCGGATCGGATTTTCTGCCAGCAACCAGATGAAACTGTCTTCGCATCTCGACTTGCTGCTGGAGGGCAATTGGCAACATGAAAAATTGCGGTCGATGGACGAATGGAACGGCGTCTTCGACGGCTGGCGGCAATACCCGCGTGCAGGGCGGCGTGAGGAATATCGGATTGACCTCAAGGCCGAATGGCGCCCAGCGAGCTTCCTCAAGTTCAACGCGGGGTTCACTTATTCCGGCTATTGGGCGGTAGACGATTTTCTGCGCGAACAGATCGCTGCGGGCAATGCCGACCAGTTCACGGCCTATGTTCCCACCAGCTATGCGATTACCTACCAGACGGAAGAAACCAGTGTAGACGCCTATACGGCCTATCGGAAAGCGGTCTGGGAAGGGTTCGGCTTTCCATCTGAACTCGCGGACATGCTCGCGGCGAGCGAAGCCCAGGCCTATGCCGCCAACCCCTATCCTTTCACGGTCGATCACACGTCGCCCTGGGAAGCGGATGCCAACGGCAACTACCATCGCGCCGATAATCTCTGCGCCAATGGCTTCGTCGATAGTCTTGCCAATTATAATGGCTTTTGTCAGGCGCTCGCCAATCAGCAGGCCTTCACTCCCAGCGAATCCAAGCGCAAGTCAGGCCATGGCTGGGCGCCGATGGCGTCGGCCACCGTCTATCTTAGCGGCAGCAGCCGAGCCTATCTGCGATATGCCGAAGCCTATCGCTTCCCCAGCATGTTCGAGAGCACGCTCGGCTTTTCGGCGTCCTTCAACCCGCTCGAAGATTTGAAGCCGGAACATCTCTACTCTTGGGAAGCAGCTTACGTCCAGGATCTTCGAGACCTCTTCGGCTTACATGGCGCCGATCAGGCTGCCGACATCAAGTTCACCTGGTATCGCAACACCACGCACAACGTGATCGAACGCACCACCCGGCTGATGTTCAACAACATCGACAAGCAGGTCATCGCCGGTTTCGAGCTTCAAGCCCGTTACGACAATGGCACGTTCTTCACCGAGATCGAGGCGGGCCACATGACCACCAACAAGGTCTGCGACGAAAGCGTCGCCGTCCAGATGGACAGCGGATCGGGCCGGGTACCGGATTGCGTCAAATATGGCTTTTTCGGCGGCTATCTGCTCACCCAGGCAACTCCGGAAGACACTGTCAATTGGACCGTCGGTGGGCGTTTCCTTCAACGGCGGCTTGAAGTCGGTGGCAGGCTCACCTGGTACAGCAAATATGACAATCCGCTTTTGGCCGAACTGGTTGGCGGCGACGACCCGATCGACGGCTATGCGCTCAACGTTCCATATGCCTGGGGCGAGACGCTGACCCTCGATGCCTATGTGCAGTTTCGGTTGAACGAGCGGTTTTCCGCCGAACTCGTCGGCACCAACCTCACCGACAAATATTATGCCGATCCGCTGACGCGCGCGCTCAATCCCGCTCCGGGTCGCACGGTCCGCCTCAGCCTGACTGGCCGGTTCTGA
- a CDS encoding FecR family protein yields MKTRPDKNHSQRGDLSRQASAWLVQLEDAPEDDTLRAEFMDWLATSPAHLAAWEETARVSDMIVLAGPLPQNMTDLPEGSSKPAWFRTIRPVRALASLAVAACFVWIAVPYVALQLQSDATTGAGELRQVTLDDGSRVQLAPATAIAFSNDAAGRRLKLLRGEAWFDVTHDEAHPFKVIAGDNTVTVLGTAFSVRKTGSGTDVAVQRGRVAVTASDGMRSDRVELVAGQSVSTDGTVVTRGTVRPDRVASWRDGIAIVNDLPVGDVIDRIRPWYKGYIIARGPGLSDRHVSGIYDLRDPDLALKALARAHKVSVSHVSPWLRIVTVR; encoded by the coding sequence ATGAAAACGAGGCCTGACAAGAATCATAGCCAGCGCGGCGATCTCAGCCGCCAAGCCTCCGCGTGGCTGGTGCAACTTGAGGATGCCCCGGAAGACGATACACTGCGCGCGGAATTCATGGATTGGCTCGCGACCAGTCCGGCTCACCTCGCCGCCTGGGAGGAAACTGCGAGGGTCTCCGACATGATAGTGCTTGCGGGCCCTCTGCCTCAGAACATGACCGACCTGCCCGAGGGATCGAGCAAACCTGCCTGGTTCCGGACCATCCGTCCCGTGCGTGCGCTCGCCTCGCTTGCCGTGGCCGCCTGCTTTGTCTGGATTGCAGTGCCCTATGTCGCGCTTCAGCTTCAATCTGATGCGACCACCGGGGCCGGAGAACTCCGTCAGGTGACGCTTGACGATGGGAGCAGGGTGCAACTGGCGCCGGCCACGGCAATTGCCTTTTCCAACGATGCCGCGGGCCGCAGGTTGAAACTGCTTCGCGGCGAAGCCTGGTTTGACGTCACGCACGACGAAGCACATCCATTCAAGGTCATAGCCGGAGACAACACCGTCACCGTTCTCGGCACGGCCTTCTCGGTGCGCAAAACGGGCAGCGGTACGGATGTTGCCGTTCAGCGCGGTCGTGTCGCCGTGACTGCGTCGGACGGGATGCGATCGGATCGCGTGGAACTGGTGGCGGGCCAGTCAGTGTCGACGGATGGAACCGTGGTTACACGGGGCACTGTCCGTCCCGACCGCGTGGCGAGTTGGCGCGATGGGATCGCTATCGTCAATGATCTGCCAGTTGGCGACGTGATCGATCGTATCCGTCCCTGGTACAAAGGCTATATCATCGCCAGAGGCCCGGGACTGAGTGACCGGCACGTGAGCGGGATCTATGATCTGCGCGATCCCGATCTTGCGCTGAAGGCACTGGCGCGAGCGCATAAGGTTTCGGTTTCCCATGTCTCGCCGTGGCTGCGGATCGTGACTGTCCGCTAG
- a CDS encoding sigma-70 family RNA polymerase sigma factor: MRVSKMDSLQVFVAAQAELLRYAARLTGDSTEAEDVVQEAWLRFRAAASARVLDEPKGYLFRIVHNLVLDRHRRRARENQVFASDATIAAALVASDEPSQQKHLEAKDELALLHKAMAQLPVRTRRAFEMHRFEEMKLVEIAAELGISKSLAQELVMDGVEHCKKALRRRD, from the coding sequence GTGCGGGTGTCCAAGATGGATTCCCTCCAGGTCTTCGTCGCCGCTCAGGCGGAGCTTCTCCGTTACGCGGCAAGACTTACGGGGGATTCGACCGAGGCTGAGGATGTGGTGCAGGAAGCCTGGCTGCGTTTCCGTGCAGCGGCCAGTGCGCGCGTGCTTGACGAACCCAAAGGCTATCTTTTCCGCATCGTCCATAACCTTGTTTTGGATCGGCACAGGCGCCGGGCGCGCGAAAATCAGGTCTTCGCATCAGATGCGACCATCGCCGCCGCATTGGTAGCGAGCGATGAACCCTCTCAGCAGAAGCATTTGGAAGCGAAGGACGAACTGGCGCTGCTTCACAAGGCCATGGCGCAACTGCCCGTTCGGACCCGGCGAGCTTTCGAAATGCACCGTTTCGAGGAGATGAAACTGGTGGAGATCGCCGCTGAACTCGGCATCTCGAAAAGCTTGGCGCAGGAACTGGTGATGGATGGCGTAGAACATTGCAAGAAGGCTCTGCGGCGCCGTGATTGA
- a CDS encoding helix-turn-helix domain-containing protein: MPSSLRTPQQQKLREILIDARKNARLTQTELATRLGRHQSFVAKYELGERRVDVVEFVAVARALDLDPGDLLGTYLSARQTEEI, translated from the coding sequence ATGCCCAGTTCACTTCGCACACCACAACAACAGAAACTTCGGGAAATCCTGATCGATGCCCGCAAGAACGCCAGGCTGACGCAAACCGAATTGGCGACACGGCTGGGACGCCACCAATCCTTTGTTGCCAAATATGAGTTGGGGGAGCGCCGAGTGGATGTGGTCGAGTTCGTAGCGGTGGCAAGAGCACTTGATCTCGATCCGGGCGACTTGCTGGGCACTTATCTGAGCGCGCGTCAGACCGAGGAAATCTGA
- a CDS encoding DNA -binding domain-containing protein, whose protein sequence is MVEIEPAVADLAPTADQLTPYDEARLRLYLRLLDAEAEGADWREVARIVLKRDPAREPGRSRLCWSTHLSRARWIAGRCFGEAISPGTRKSRRK, encoded by the coding sequence ATGGTCGAAATCGAACCTGCGGTCGCTGATCTCGCTCCTACGGCAGATCAACTCACACCGTATGATGAGGCAAGGCTGCGCTTGTATCTGCGGCTCCTCGACGCCGAAGCCGAAGGTGCGGACTGGCGGGAAGTTGCTCGAATTGTGCTGAAGCGCGATCCCGCCCGAGAACCGGGGCGGAGCCGCCTGTGTTGGTCCACCCATTTGAGCCGTGCCCGGTGGATCGCTGGGAGGTGCTTCGGCGAAGCAATCAGCCCTGGAACAAGAAAATCGAGAAGAAAATAG
- a CDS encoding TonB-dependent siderophore receptor → MAMATAQTAWADDADGAAAERRSDIIVTGIAQRVDAAATGLPLTLRETPQSVTIIDRERIDDFALTNVNDLLDQVVGINVERTETDRTEYDSRGFDITNFQVDGIGLPLRWGIQFGDLDTALFETVEAVRGANAIMTGVGNPSATINYARKRPTKDLQISASTMLGSWDHKRFEADVSGPLNATGTVSARLIYAHDDHDSYLDNYHVNRNVYGAIVVWDITPQLTATTGYTRQENDADGVLWGALPLLYSNGERVAYPSSASTAAPWTYWNVHDQSAYGELAYAAEGGWNAKARFTYNRRDSVANLLYAYGYPDEATGLGVSGVTGIYTSPSNQYLYDAYASGPVTLFGRRHQLAFGLSTAKMDSREYEDFSSTVLDYPAVSDWAFNGVDLARPSYPGAYRAENVTDRLTRAYGAMHLNLADRLKAVVGASAMWLKTTGDSYFVDQYRKDSKVSPYAGLVFDVTGNVSLYASYTDIFNPQKEADATGRRLAPAKGTSIESGIKSEWFDKKLYVSAALFKAKQDGLADAIGVFGDATCGSTGPIGDACYAGVDTTSEGFEIEVTGRVTENWSISGGYTGLRVKDQDGNPTRTFVPRRSLKLATTYEIPELRDLKLGAQFRWQSKTSIVDAGVVDYGIVTDPVTITQSSYAVLDLMAGIRLVDHLRASVNVRNVTGSKYLGSLKWGQAFYAAPRSVLATLSFSY, encoded by the coding sequence ATGGCGATGGCCACGGCGCAAACGGCCTGGGCCGATGATGCGGATGGTGCCGCCGCCGAACGCCGCAGCGACATCATCGTGACCGGGATTGCCCAACGGGTGGACGCTGCCGCCACCGGCCTGCCACTCACGCTGCGCGAAACACCGCAATCGGTCACGATCATCGACCGCGAGCGGATCGACGATTTCGCGCTCACCAACGTCAATGACCTGCTTGACCAGGTGGTCGGCATCAACGTCGAGCGGACCGAGACCGATCGCACCGAATATGACAGCCGTGGCTTCGACATCACCAATTTCCAGGTGGACGGCATCGGCCTGCCGCTGCGCTGGGGCATCCAGTTTGGCGATCTCGATACCGCGCTGTTCGAGACGGTGGAGGCGGTGCGCGGCGCCAATGCCATCATGACCGGGGTGGGCAATCCCTCGGCGACGATCAACTATGCCCGCAAGCGGCCGACGAAGGATCTCCAAATCTCGGCATCGACGATGCTCGGAAGCTGGGATCACAAACGCTTCGAGGCGGACGTCTCGGGGCCGCTCAATGCCACAGGTACGGTGTCAGCGCGGCTGATCTACGCGCATGACGATCATGACAGCTATCTCGACAACTATCACGTCAATCGCAACGTCTATGGCGCGATCGTCGTGTGGGACATCACGCCGCAGCTGACCGCTACGACGGGCTACACCCGGCAGGAGAATGACGCCGACGGTGTGCTTTGGGGCGCCTTGCCTCTCCTCTATTCCAATGGCGAACGGGTCGCATATCCTTCGTCCGCGTCGACGGCGGCACCCTGGACCTATTGGAACGTCCACGACCAAAGCGCCTATGGCGAACTCGCTTATGCCGCCGAAGGCGGATGGAATGCCAAGGCGCGCTTCACCTATAACCGGCGCGATTCGGTCGCCAACTTGCTCTACGCCTATGGCTACCCCGATGAGGCAACGGGGCTGGGCGTAAGCGGCGTGACCGGCATCTACACCTCGCCGTCCAATCAATATCTCTACGACGCCTATGCCTCCGGCCCGGTGACGCTGTTCGGTCGGCGTCACCAACTGGCGTTCGGCCTGTCGACCGCGAAAATGGACAGCCGGGAATATGAAGACTTCTCGAGTACGGTTCTCGATTATCCCGCTGTCAGCGACTGGGCGTTCAATGGCGTCGATCTCGCCCGGCCGTCATATCCCGGCGCTTATCGTGCAGAGAATGTGACCGACCGGCTGACGCGGGCCTATGGCGCCATGCACCTCAACCTGGCCGACCGTCTCAAGGCCGTGGTCGGTGCGAGCGCAATGTGGCTGAAGACGACCGGGGATTCCTATTTCGTCGATCAGTACCGCAAGGACAGCAAGGTCAGCCCTTATGCCGGGCTGGTGTTCGATGTAACGGGCAATGTCTCGCTCTACGCAAGCTACACCGACATCTTCAATCCGCAGAAGGAAGCGGACGCCACCGGTCGTCGCCTCGCGCCCGCCAAGGGTACCAGCATCGAAAGCGGCATCAAGAGCGAATGGTTCGACAAGAAGCTCTACGTCAGTGCGGCGCTGTTCAAGGCAAAACAGGACGGGCTTGCCGATGCCATCGGCGTGTTCGGCGATGCCACCTGCGGCAGTACCGGGCCGATCGGCGATGCCTGCTATGCCGGCGTCGATACGACCTCGGAAGGCTTCGAGATTGAGGTGACGGGCCGCGTGACCGAAAATTGGTCGATCAGCGGCGGCTATACCGGGCTCAGGGTCAAGGATCAGGACGGCAATCCCACCCGTACTTTCGTGCCGCGCCGGTCACTGAAACTCGCAACCACTTATGAAATTCCTGAATTGCGCGATCTCAAGCTTGGCGCGCAGTTTCGCTGGCAGAGCAAGACCAGCATCGTCGATGCGGGTGTCGTCGATTACGGCATCGTCACCGACCCGGTCACCATCACCCAGAGCAGCTATGCCGTGCTCGATCTGATGGCCGGTATCCGTCTGGTCGATCACCTGCGCGCCAGCGTCAATGTGCGCAACGTCACCGGCTCCAAATATCTCGGTAGCCTCAAATGGGGGCAGGCCTTCTACGCCGCCCCGCGCAGCGTGCTGGCGACGCTCAGCTTCAGCTATTGA
- a CDS encoding TonB-dependent siderophore receptor, with product MHYRLLSSAICLASLLPASAAFADTDAGADADNPGTIVVTGQPFVEGEISKSDVPLIETPQAISVVSADTIRDQGIVDLNDALRSVAGVSRSSTYGYYDAYTIRGYDTAYDSLYLDGLITHSAAGTNYELSGLERVEVLKGPASSLYGAAPIGGVVNLVSKRPQEDSFLRAQLATGSYNLIEGSIDANAPLDSSGTLLFRLNALFRDSDDFVKYSGKNRIFVAPALTWVMGSDTHLTLLGRWQRDHDNPWSPLPAEGTVLPNANGPIPYAFAIGFPGDQKAIANQDRWSVGYLFDHKFTDWLSFNQTLRYTHAKTYWNNWMFADGYVDSDYAGGVQQGHVFGYDTYGPFYETDKHFGVDNRLTAKVSTGSFSHNVLAGIDYRSADTSYHEDGGEYTFVNTLDYLDPDYTVRLIHDPAQAYTGGGKSHQTGVYVQDHIGYADKIFLTLGGRWDWLHNEGGTVTAFSPRVGLNYMLSPRASLYASWSRSFAPQFDYITSYDGTPLPNGEGRNLEAGVKLGSPGGKLSASAAVFQLTRTNVATGDALHPSFYVVTGEQRSRGFEIEGAWRPAAGWDISLAYTYIDAKVTKDNDIPVGTRLGNVPRNNLYVRGGYEVQEGPLAGLGASLAVLWNSRKVADTSYVYDANGDGINDAGFTLPSYVLVDGGLSYRTGDWRFALNVNNLLNKHYFPDASYYTRVNIGEPRNWRFSVSRDF from the coding sequence ATGCACTACCGGCTGCTGTCCAGCGCCATCTGCCTGGCTTCGCTTCTTCCAGCATCCGCCGCCTTTGCCGACACGGATGCGGGTGCGGATGCGGACAATCCCGGCACCATTGTCGTGACCGGGCAGCCTTTCGTCGAAGGCGAGATCAGCAAGTCTGACGTGCCGCTGATCGAGACTCCGCAGGCCATCTCGGTGGTCTCGGCCGACACGATCCGTGATCAGGGGATCGTCGATCTCAACGATGCCCTGCGTTCGGTCGCGGGCGTCTCGCGCAGCTCGACTTACGGCTATTATGACGCCTACACGATCCGTGGTTACGACACCGCCTATGACAGCCTTTATCTCGACGGACTGATCACTCACAGTGCGGCGGGCACCAATTACGAGCTTTCGGGGCTGGAACGGGTCGAGGTACTCAAGGGCCCCGCGTCCTCGCTCTACGGTGCGGCCCCGATTGGAGGCGTGGTCAACCTTGTCAGCAAGCGGCCGCAGGAGGACAGCTTCCTACGCGCCCAGTTGGCAACGGGCTCCTATAACCTGATCGAGGGCAGTATCGACGCCAATGCGCCGCTCGATAGCAGCGGCACCTTGCTGTTCCGGCTTAATGCGCTGTTTCGCGATTCTGACGATTTCGTCAAATATTCGGGCAAGAACCGGATCTTCGTCGCGCCTGCGCTGACCTGGGTTATGGGATCGGATACGCACCTGACGCTGCTCGGGCGCTGGCAACGCGACCACGACAATCCATGGAGTCCACTTCCCGCCGAAGGCACCGTGCTGCCCAACGCCAACGGTCCGATCCCCTATGCCTTCGCCATTGGATTTCCTGGCGACCAGAAGGCCATTGCCAATCAGGATCGCTGGTCTGTCGGCTATCTGTTCGACCACAAGTTCACCGACTGGCTGAGCTTCAACCAGACGCTGCGCTATACCCACGCCAAGACCTACTGGAACAACTGGATGTTCGCCGATGGCTATGTCGACAGCGACTATGCGGGCGGCGTGCAGCAGGGCCATGTCTTCGGCTACGACACCTATGGCCCCTTCTACGAGACAGACAAGCATTTCGGGGTGGACAACCGGCTGACGGCGAAGGTCTCTACAGGCTCCTTCAGCCACAATGTACTGGCGGGTATCGATTACCGCAGCGCGGATACCAGCTATCATGAGGATGGCGGCGAATATACCTTCGTCAACACGCTGGACTATCTCGATCCCGACTACACGGTTCGCCTGATCCATGATCCGGCTCAGGCCTATACCGGCGGCGGCAAGTCGCATCAGACCGGTGTCTACGTGCAGGACCATATCGGCTATGCCGACAAGATATTCCTGACGCTCGGCGGCCGGTGGGACTGGCTGCACAACGAAGGCGGCACGGTGACCGCGTTCAGCCCACGTGTCGGCCTGAACTACATGCTCTCGCCAAGGGCGTCGCTCTATGCGAGTTGGTCGCGCTCCTTCGCACCGCAGTTCGATTATATCACCAGCTATGACGGCACGCCCCTGCCCAATGGCGAGGGCCGCAATCTCGAAGCGGGCGTCAAGCTCGGCAGCCCCGGCGGCAAGCTGAGCGCGTCGGCGGCGGTGTTCCAGCTTACCCGCACCAATGTGGCGACGGGCGACGCGCTCCATCCCAGTTTCTACGTCGTTACCGGTGAGCAGCGCAGTCGGGGCTTCGAGATCGAAGGGGCATGGCGCCCGGCGGCGGGATGGGACATCTCCCTCGCCTACACCTATATCGATGCCAAGGTGACGAAGGACAATGACATCCCGGTCGGCACTCGCTTGGGTAATGTGCCGCGCAACAATCTTTATGTTCGCGGCGGCTATGAAGTGCAGGAAGGGCCGCTGGCGGGACTCGGCGCCAGCCTTGCCGTGCTGTGGAACAGCCGCAAGGTCGCCGACACATCCTATGTCTATGACGCGAACGGGGATGGCATCAATGACGCCGGCTTCACGCTGCCAAGCTATGTGCTCGTCGATGGAGGGCTGAGTTACCGGACCGGCGACTGGCGCTTCGCGCTCAATGTCAACAATCTGCTGAACAAGCATTATTTCCCCGACGCGAGCTACTACACCCGTGTCAACATCGGCGAGCCACGCAACTGGCGGTTCTCCGTGTCGCGCGACTTCTGA